AGGGCAGTGAAGACACTTGCCAGCTGCATCacactgcgggggggggggcatcctTGCAGGGGGGGGAGTCACCTCATCAGGCTGTCACCTGGGGCAGATCAAGTCCAAGCTGGCTGCCACCACCACCTGAgcatgagtgtgggtgtgtgttggTGTGCATGGGGCTGGTGTGCAGCCCCGCGAGGAGGGGTGGTGGCGGCCAAGAAGGAGCTGTGGTTGCAGCAGCTTGTGGTCTTCACTGGCCTGGGAAAACACTCTGGTTTCTTAACTGCTTCTCTGGGgaacccctccctccttcacacgGCCCTTCATCCAACCCACCTCTGGTGTCTCCCATCAGGCCTCAGTGGGAAGATGGGCCCCCATGCCCTGGGCTCCCTGCAGGGCTGCTGTCTGCTGCTGATTTTTACCTGGGCCCCGGTGCTGGGCCGCGTGCCCCATGGCCAGCAGACCCCGCAGGAACTTGAGGTGGCCCCAGGATATGCCAAGGTGAAGGGGACCAAGGAGACACTGCCCCCTCAGGACCACAATGAGAGGTAAGGACTGTGGACACAGGGTCAGAGGGCCTGGCTGCCCCCAGGGGCTGTGGGGGAGCTCTGAGGGGCCTTTCTGGATCTGAGCACGGAAGCCCAGGCACAGTTGGACCCCAGGGGAACTGAGTCTggtgagacccccccccccccacagacacACACCTCAGGCACTTTCTCACAACAAACcagcccccagcccagcctttcTGACTGCCCTCCAGTCCTGCCTTATCCCATGAAAGTGTCTGTGTGGTACATATCTGCCTCCGGGACCTTGAGACCGGAggcactagatggtgcccatggtgcctggctacggaTCCCATTACAGGGTtctggggagagtggggggaaacACAGACTAGAACTCAGGATCATAAAATCGACCAGACTTATCCATCAGTTAGAGCCTGGTGGGACCCCCCAGACTCTGGCCCTCAGTCACCCTTCATGtggggaactgaactcacccccacccATGGCTTTGCTGTCAGCCCAACAACAGAGGGATCTGTAAGGGGCAATGACATAGCAGACACACACATCTGAGAATCACCCACCAGGAGACAACAAGGGGGCAGCCTTTGGCGCAGGGCAGAGTTCGAAGGGGGAGGGAGCAGCAGGGAGGGATTCAGCAGATCCAGGGAGGAAGTGGCCGAGGGAGGCCAGTGTGGGATCACAGTGAGACTGAACACACATGTAACAAGAGACGGGAAGAAATCTGTGAGCCTGAACCCCCGGGCTCACAGTTCAGAGGAACACCACACGATGGGGCTATGGAGCTGTTGCGGCCCTGCCACAGCTGCAACATTGTAGCGGAACCTCCAGTTTAGAAAGCAGCAGCTCAGGAATATTCCGTAGAACCATGGGCTGAATAGCGAACACAATGCTCTATGTATCGGTGACTGTCTTGAAGCGAAGAAGTCCCTGGCCAGGGcacgggtgggtgggttggagaaGAGGCTGGGAGGGGTTAGGCAACCTGGAGGGTTGGCACTTTGAAACACCCtgcctgcttccaaaaggtcccaGCCTtagaaattgactcagtggcaacaaaTAAAAAAGTAGCCAGGCCTGTTGCTGTCCAGTGGTTTCTGCCCCCCTGCAGACCCTGAGTGCAGGTGGGACTGGCCCACAGGGCTTTTCCTTCACTGCTGGCTTTCTGGATGTGGACTGCTAGGCCTTTCTTGCTCAGCACTGCTGGGTGGGTCTGCCAGCCTTTACACGGCGGTGTAGCACACACCAGGCCCAAAGGCTCTCCTGGACGTGTGGGTTCCCCCTGGGCCCCTCACACGGCCCTCACTGGTGACCGGCTGGGTCTCCACCGTGTGTGCAGGGGCACACAGAAGTGGGAGGTTCTGGGCTCTGAGAGTTCACTGCGTTGACCTTGAGGCCTTCAATCCCTCAGGACTGACGAAACACCTGAGAAACACAGCCCCCACCAGGCAGAGGAACCAGCTGCTTCTAGATGCTTCCGCTGCTGTGACCCTGTGACTCCCATGTACCAGCCCATCCCAGTGCCCCAGGTCAACATCACCATCCTGAAAGGTCAGTTGCTGCAGGACCgacgggggagggggtgggtgatTCCAGGGAGAGTACTGGGACCAGAGAATTGCTCCCTGGTGCTGGGGTGGcagcagaggtggggtggggtagagtggagcATAGAAGCCAGCTGTCAGctcgagagggagggggaaggaggagaaggaaatTGAGTTGCTGAGGTTATCCAGGGGGAGGGGATGAAAAGGGGCGGCAGCCCCAAGAACAGGAGAGGGGGCTTTGCAgagccttccccacccccacccccagcatatTCCCAGGCCAATCCCGAGGCTTGGCACAACACAGGGGTCCCCCGAGTGCCACTGCCCGCCTGGATGGCCAGTGTCCCCTGTCTCCTATGCCCACATCTGCTCCCTACGTGTTCAGAGCCAGCAGCAGGCCTGGCTGTGGACGCTGCTGCTTCTGGACAGCCCCACATGTTCCCCGCCCTCTGCCAAGGCTTCTGGGAAGGGGAAAAACAATGGTGACGAGTGCTTCTGGATGGACAGAGGAACCCCCTTGAGATTGGAGGGGCCCGCTGGTTTGACTgatgggtggaggtgggggctaTCAGGGGGTGCACAAGTGGGAACTGCTCAGAGAGTTAACAAAGGTCCACCCGGGGCCCAGCTGCCCCACCCCAGGGTCCAGACTCCAGATTCCAAGCCAGAACTCAGACTGGCACAGGTCCCCCATGTTCACCGGAGCTCTggtcacaccagcctgagtgtgaCTGGGGATGGGGTGTCAGTCCATGTGGCCCCTACCTGATGAAGAGTGCCGTTCACCCACAcaatggggaggggggtgttgcTCAGCCTTAAAGAATCAATATCCCTGGTCCTCATTACCACGGGGTGGACCCGGAAAGGGTTAATGCTGAGTGAATCAGTCCCAGATGTGAATCAGTCACATGCACACATGCTGTAGGACTCCAGGGACAGGGAGTGTCCAGGATAGGCAGACACATAGGTCaccggggggtggggaagggacccCAGCCACAGCACAGCCATGCAATCGagtatgactcacagtgaccccagaccACAGCGCAGACCCACCCCAGGGGGGTTCTGAGATGTTCACGCTTCATGGGAGCAGTGtatgagtctgggtggactagagaaacaaatcccaggtactcatctatgtgtaagagagagctttctatcaaagagcaattgtatatgaaGCAGACAtcccgcccagtccagatcatgtccataagtccataAATCACCCTTCAGACTCTCAGAGGGGTCCCagactcccctttctccctcgaagCGGTTGGTGAActcgaaccaccgacctttctgttaacagcccagtgctttgaccacagcaccaccagcaggtcactgtgcccGTGATCATCAAAGAGGATAAAGTCATGAGTAGTGAGCCCAGTAGGGAGACACCCCCCCTGTCCCCGAGCTGTCTGCCTCACCTTCTCTGTGTCCCCCTGTCCCTTCCAGGTGAGAAGGGTGACCGAGGAGACCGAGGCCTCCAGGGAAAGTTCGGCAAAACGGGCTCGGTGGGTGCCCGGGGCCATGTGGGCCCCAAGGGGCAGAAGGGCTCAGTGGGGGCACCCGGGGACCGCTGCAAGACACACTATGCGGCCTTCTCTGTGGGCCGGAGGAAGTCACTGCACAGCAATGACTACTTCCAGACGGTGGTCTTCGACACGGAGTTCGTAAACCTCTACGGCCACTTCAACATGTTCACGGGCAAGTTCTACTGCTATGTGCCCGGCATCTACTTCTTCAGTCTCAACGTGCACACCTGGAACCAGAAGGAGACCTACCTGCACATCATGCGCAACGAGGCGGAGGTGGTGATCCTGTATGCGCAGGTGAGCGACCGCAGCATCATGCAGAGCCAGAGCCTGATGCTGGAGCTTCGAGAGCAGGACGAGGTGTGGGTGCGCCTCTTCAAGGGTGAGCGGGAGAATGCCATCTTCAGCGACGAGTTCGACACCTACATCACCTTCAGTGGCTACCTGGTCAAGCACACGTCCGATCCCTAGCGGCCGACCTAACCCCGCTTCCCACCAGGCACCCCGTCCCCGCTTCCCGGCTGGCTTTGGTGTTGAGCACGACTGGCAGAAAGCGCCCTGTGGTCCAGGGCTGGGGACCACACGGAACCCTGAGGGCAGGTGACATCCTGGGTACCTGAGGCCCGAGGAGCCCTCTGCTCTGCTCGGCCACTCTGCGCGCATGTCCTTaagtgaccccccacccccacccctaagagTCTTGGCAGGACCAGGGCAACATCTCACTCCCTTCCTGGAAGTTATTAGCAAATTCTCAAGGTTTGGACAAAGGGTGTGCAGACAGGGCAGGCGTGGCTAAGCCCGCCTTCCCACCCAGTCACCCTGGAGGGCTGTTTCCAAGCGGTCACATAGGTGCGTGGGAAGTGAGATCACAGTGGAATCGAGTTCAGTGGTGAGGTGGGCGTGGGGGCAGAGCTCAGGGACCCAGGAGACCACAGTGGGCAGCCCCTTTTAGGCCACATCCAAACTCCCTGGGGACAGCTGGAGCAGTGCCATGCTCGGCAGTggccacccccccctcccccaactccatGCCTTTGCCGCAGCAGGTCTTTCTGAGCCACAACAGCAAGGGGGGTTGGGGACACAGGTATCAGTCTTTAGTGGGCGCCTGTCAAGCCCCCTTCTGTTCACTtcaggctgggggacaaggtgtgCTTACTCCAGGCAGCAGGTTCTTGGTGGCAGTTGGCAGCGCCGAGGGTCCCCGGAGGAATAAAACCGAAAAAGTCAAAGGAGGTGGGGCAAAGCCGCTCCACCccagtgaccccttgtgggtcAGGGTGGGACTGCGCTCCCCAGGGGTCCACCAGGCTTTACTCGCCGGCGCCTCCTAGTGAGCAAGCAGTTCAATGCTTGCCCAGCTGCACCATGCAGGAACACCCTGGAGAAGCGATGCCACTCCGGGTGCCAGCTGCACAGCCCCTGGTGGTGGCTCGTGGAGACGAGTGCGTCAGCGTGGGGCAGGGCTGCAGGCTCTTCTCGGGGCCAGGCTTGCAGAAGCAGCTTGCCAGGCCTGCCTCCCAGGGCCTCTCCGGGTGGAGTTGACTCCGGCAGCACTCGGTGTGCACGTCAAGGGGCTCCACGGAAGCAGAAGCAGGTTAAGACCACCAGGCTCTGCTCTGCTCCCGAATCCCATCCACAGGCCCCAGGGAGGTCTCCACGCCtgcccccttccctgccctcGCCATCAGCTTTCTGTTCTAGCCCCATGCTGCTCAGCCACAGAAGGCTCCAGGCTTTGGCTTGGAGGCCACTGTCACGGTTAGTTACCTTGTTTCCACATAtaatgcgcgcacacacacacacacacacgcacaaggtGCTGACCAGGACATGCAGATAACGGTCGTAGAATACCAACAGCCAAGGGTTCCTGGTCGCCCCGCAATCACTCGGTGAGCGCGTTGATTGCGCTATGATACAGTATAAGGGGGAGCCACCTGGTCAGCAGTCTCCAAGTTCGCTACCCCGTGTGTTCTCAGCACCATCTGACTATACGGCCTGGGGGCCTCACCCATCCTGCACCGGAGTCCCAGGCCCGATGGGTGAGGCTCCCTCTGGACTGCAGGACAGGGCCGGCCACAAGGGGCTCTGCCTGTGTCCAAGCCCTGAGGGTCCACCTGCTTGGAGAGGGCACACGTGGGGAGCTGGGAAGGGGCTGCCGCCCACACGGAGGGTGCTCTCGGGCAGGATGGGGCTGGACGGAGCTGGACAGAGCCCTCCTGCTAGAAACCTCCTTTGGCTGTTTCTGGAGCATGGCCCCTCTTGGGAGCAGGTTAAGGACAACTGCCCTTTCTCTCTGTGACACCATGGTCGGTATCCGGGTCAGGGCCTGGCAAGCTGGATGTCCAATATGTCCATCCGCTCTATCTGGAGAGTCCCCCTAGCACTACCTGCTCGGGTCCAGCCCTCCCTGCGCACCATGGGCTGGCCTGCAGGGCTCACACCCCCTCCATTTCTCTGGAAGTGCCTGCTGGGTGCCCGGTGCGCGCTGCTCTGAAACCATTAAACTTGGAATTGCCTTTCTCAGCAGAGAGCCTCTTCTGCTTGGTTATTCTACGGGAGCTCCACCCTTTCCTGCAGCCTGACTCACTGCCGGCCGCCCTGGGGGCCCTGGGTCCCAGCAGGCACATGCTGGCGCCCCATTGCTTGTCTTCCTGTGGGGGAGCTGCCAGAGACTGCGGGGCTCCAGGCCACACAGACACCCTGTTCTCAGTCTCAGGGGTGGGCAGGAGAGACGGCATCGTCCCTGGAACAGGATGCAGCATCCTGGGAAAGGCGGTGCCTGGGCCTGGCTCAGGGTCAGGAAGACAGGATGAGCTTCCTGTGGCTGTTGTGACAAATGGCCCAAAGCCTGGTGACCGGACATGCAGGACATGGACTTTCCCTCAGCTGGGAGGCCGGTCGGGCTGTGTGGTCCAGCTGTGGGTGAGCTCCTTCCAGGTCACCTTCCAGTTCCCGTGGCCCTGGGCATCGCTGGCGTGTAGCCCCTCTCCACCTTTGCAGGTGACGTTCCTTGGCATGGAAACTGCCCACCGATTTCTCACACAGAGACACCTGAGCAGGAGCCAGGGCCCAGGCAGGCGATCCAGGCTGACAGCAAACGAG
This window of the Tenrec ecaudatus isolate mTenEca1 chromosome 10, mTenEca1.hap1, whole genome shotgun sequence genome carries:
- the C1QTNF1 gene encoding complement C1q tumor necrosis factor-related protein 1 encodes the protein MGPHALGSLQGCCLLLIFTWAPVLGRVPHGQQTPQELEVAPGYAKVKGTKETLPPQDHNERTDETPEKHSPHQAEEPAASRCFRCCDPVTPMYQPIPVPQVNITILKGEKGDRGDRGLQGKFGKTGSVGARGHVGPKGQKGSVGAPGDRCKTHYAAFSVGRRKSLHSNDYFQTVVFDTEFVNLYGHFNMFTGKFYCYVPGIYFFSLNVHTWNQKETYLHIMRNEAEVVILYAQVSDRSIMQSQSLMLELREQDEVWVRLFKGERENAIFSDEFDTYITFSGYLVKHTSDP